The DNA sequence TTGATTTGAATATATGAGGTATGCAAAGTCCCCAGGAAACCCAGGACAAGTCTCAACTCAGGACCTGTGGTTCCTCCCACCCTAAGCCTCTCCAGGATAGTGGCTGCCCCTCCCTTTCCCTAGCCTGATACCTACATAACCCCAGCCATCTTGACTAAGTGCTCTCTTGGTCTCCCAGCCTGCTCTTGGCCTCTTAGTCCTTTGTTCTTTTGGTCTGATCCCCATGGCCTGCTTCAgtttgtgttgtggaataatctttttgtacactgtgaagatgtgtctctgcctaaggcaccttctgattggtttagcaaagagctgaatgggccaatagctaggcagaaagaggtgggacttctggggactgaagaggacttggcgaggaagaaaggcagggtagcaagctagacacagaggaagcaggacacatacaggagaggtaaaaagccatgagccacgtggcagcatgcagattaatagaaatggatcaatgtaagttctaagagctagttagaaacaagcctaagctaaagctgagcttccataattaataataagtctctgtgtcatgatttgggggctggtggtccaagaaagtctgctacaagtttggacccttccagatgcctctagaGGTTCTCTCCCTCCTGTCTACCATAGAACCCTTCTCCTCAACCACACCTAGGAATGgtcatgtcctccttttcattcaaAGGTAGGAATGCTTTCTGAAACAAAAACACTGGCCGGAAACGCGGCTCAGCtggttaaagtgcttgctgtacaaactTGACagtctgagtttgacccctggaatGAAGGTAAAGGTAGAGATAAGTAACGCCACAAATTGTactttgacctccacacctgcCATGTGACATCTCCCTCTacacctcccccagcccccaataataataaagaactgaaaaactAAACCACAAGGCTGGGGCCAAGGTTTTAgattagcaggtaaaggtgcgtGCCAAAAAATCCTGACCACTTGAGTTTGATCACCTAAACCCATGTGAAAACTCAGATGCTGTGGCCGGCAGTTGTAATTCTGGCACTCCTGTAGTGAAGCTGGATGCAAACAaggagagaccctacctcagtcAAACCACAGGAGAACCGGCCctcaaaaagttgtcctctgactttcccaAGTGTACCAAGGTATGCTCCTGAATTTAACACACATgacacaaatctttaaaaaacaacaacaaagctttTGGATTTCATACATGAAGATTTAATTAAGTGAAAATTTATTTAGATCAAGTTTTTTAAACCCACAAATGTTTGTCAAGATTAGAAAGTGGAGATAGTATGGGTCACACACCATGATTGACAACATAGCTTTATGAAATCATTAGGTTCTGTATATTCAAGTGTATATAGTTCATACTTGGCTAATAAAAAAATGATGCAATTCTAGCAAAGCcatcaaaatttaaataaactttcTTGAGTTTTACACCATGGCTCCCAAGTCTGAAAGCTTAGATTTGATTTATGACCATGGCAAAAATTACCTTTATTTCCTGCAAATGTAATCAGCTTTCTAAATAAGGCAATAATCACTTTACACAGATCTTATGAAAGGCAGGAGGAAATTGCAATCATCTAACTGTAGAGTTTGAACCATAGACCCAAATTGTTCCATTATCAGATCAAGTCAAGAAAGCCTGTTACAGACTGAGTGAATGTGATTTTGTACGTGCCACAAAGGTGCTTTTTGAAAACTGATCATTCTCAATTAGTACTGTATAGCTACTGAGAAATTATTTTCAACTGTGCTCCAAGGGATATCTCTTAGTGAATGAACTTTCAGGAAACCAAGGGACAATACCATTACCTACGTTTCGAGGATTTAGGATTGAATAATCCATTCCAGATTACAAATTAGAAACACTATCTTGGAGCTAGTTTTGTCCCAAAGCCTTTTCCACTGGATAACCATTACTTTAcgttttttcttcatctttttcttttctttctttttgttgagacaggctcttattatgtagccctggcctggaattcacagagatccacctgcctctgcctcccaagtgctgggactaaaggtgtgcaccatcacacttgGCTAAATAGgctattttaaatattgttttatctTCAGGACTGTCTTAAAATTAAGTCTATAGTCTGTGAAATTTGTCCtgccaaaataaaaatatgcttgtCTACTGGATTCTGATTATAGTTAAAAGTGACAAATACTTTAATGAGAAGAAGGTAAGAGATCTCACAGCACCTGTTTCACAGGAAAGAAGTGCTCTATTACATGGATCTATAAAAACAACCCAAACTTCAGAGACAGGAAGTTGATAATCTGATTTATCTTAATGGCTTTAGCTCATGAATAAATGATAAAGGCTtatgtgtttttcttataaaaagaTGATGAGTCTTATTTgtacatttgttttatattttaaaagatttctaaTTACTAAAACATTCTTTATCTTATTTGTAATAAGTCAAAACATTAAGTGAAAGCCATTCTTTGACCACAGTTAGCCATTAGCTGAAAGTCAGCAAAGAATACAGGTTTGTTCACCAAATCAATAAATCTAGCCACAGGCTGTCTAAAAGCTTCCTTTAATATTCCTATCAGGTTCCTTTTAAATTAACATACTCTCTCCATATAATTATTCAGGCCAATGACATGGTTATGTATTAGATCACATAACTCTTCACAGAAAAACccaaggaaactaaaaagaacccATTCAGCATATTTCAGGAATCCCGGCATTACTCAAGATGTAGGTTTAGTGAAGAGCAGAAGGGCCTGTCCTGAAAAGCCTCAAGAGAAATGGGAAAGTCAAGTTCATTTCCTGATTGTGCAGATGATTCCCAAGGCAGTTAGCGTCTGGTCCAGACGAGCTATTAGCGGTAAAGTAGTTCCCTTTCCCTGGCAAGGCTTTTCCCTGAGGTAATgcctaaatttttaaattttaatgtcttATCCTGTTTCTTTTAGCTCCATCCTCTCTCACAAATAAACTCTACACATTTCTGCTATACCgactgcatttctttcttttttgtgtttgttttgagacagggtctcactatgtagcctggctggcctggaactcactctgtagatcaggttggcatTCAACTctcagagacctgcctctgtctcccaagtgctgggatcaaagatgcaTGCACCAAGCCCTGCACTGGACACCTTTTCAACTGGAATCGACACTATTCAAATGGTTCAAAATTCAACTCAAGAGTTACAACATTTCCGTTTAACTTAAGACTTGTGTACTtcataaaatttattcatttttagctATTTAACTCAgtaaatacatttcattttttttacgaGTTAGTTTTTGAATATAGATGTTCTCACAAAAACACAGGGAAAGTGGCTAATTTCTCTAAATTCAAATTCCCTAATATTTTTGtcactcttttctcttcccttcacaATAACTAGTTCTCTTCTCAAGTCTTTACAAATCTCTACTTTCCAATTTCTTTTCATTGTAGTAAGTACCAAAGGAAAGATATAGGACATTTCAGCGTAAATCAGTCTCTCTCCTGTTCTCACTTAATACACACTTCAAAGCTACACATATGGCAGTATTCTGAAAATATTAACAGTTGTTAATACCTTGaaattgaaaagaataaaaaagccaGAGAAAATATATCATAAGCAATCAGTCTGAAGTATATTAAAAGCTAATCAGATCTTGACTTTCATATAAACACTAATTTTACCACTATAAAAGACatgattatattttacttttctttataaaactaCCTTGTAACAGAATATTCATAAGCTAGTCATCCCTTAGATAGTTCTGTACTGATAAAAAGTtacttgtaaaagaaaaatattaaaaataattgtttcacagaaacagaagttTTTATCAAATTCTGATAAAAAGCTGTATTTATGAGTAGAGTCTTACCACACTATAACTTTTGCCACCAAAGATGGAGACTTAGGAAATGTTATTCTGGTTAATAAGATGAGCATCTCAGCAACTTCAAAAATGCCACAGCAAAGATGAGGTAGTCGGAGACTCCACTTTCAGGAAGGGTCAGCATCATCTTTGGAGGGTGTGTAGTTATCCGACATGTGTTCATAGCCTGAGCCTCATTACATCTCTAAGAGGCAATCTTGAGTGGCTACCTCTCACAGAAATCAAGACGATCTTTAGaccactaaggaaaaaaaaaattctagaagagAATGGTACCATTTTCcccattttaattttgtaattggTGAAAAATTAAAgctattagtttttgtttttttgtcttttggtttttcgagacaggtttctctgtgtagttctgcgcctttcctggaactcattctgtagcctaggctggcctcaaactcacagagatccgcctgcctctgcctcccagtgctgggattaaaggcgtgtgccaccactgcctggcaagctattaggttttttttgtggggggttattgagacagggtttcactctgtagcctaggttgtTCCAGAACTCatggtaatccttctgcctcagtctcccaagttctgggaataCAAGCATGAACTACCATGATCAGTAAAAGCTATTgctagaaaatgttttctttacagtAACAGCCTCCCAACACTGGGAAAGGCTACTTTAATATACAAGCAACAAGaatttaaggaaaaaattttttgagacatattCTCATCATACAGCCATGACTGGCTTAAACTCACAGCAACTTCCATCCCTCtggttcccaagtgctgggattacaggtgcacaccaccatagCAGCAAGAAACATTTGTTTTAACTTGGAAACTTATGAGGCAATGTCCTGTCAATCCAGGTTGAAGCAAGTTTTCTAATACAGCTGAACTAGCATCAAGAAATCAATTACTAGCCAGGCgtggtagagcatgcctttaatcctagtgcttgggaggcagaggcaggaagatctctgtgagttcgaagacagcctggtctacacagcaagctacagaacagccagggatatacagagagaccctgtttcaaacaaacaaacaaacgaacaaacaaccaaacaaacacaaaatccaaccaactaaacaacaacaacagaaccaaaacaaataataacagcaacaaaaaagaaagaaaaaggaaaaaagaaagaaaagcaaaagaaataaatcaatgaCTAACTCTTCATGGTGGTTCAAACCTGTAATCCTGAAACTCAGGCTGTAGTATCTCAAACCTGAGGTCAGCCTACGCTACATGGAGGGAcaccgtcacacacacacacaaataaataaataaaaattactacaATATTTAAAAGGGCAGATGGCCTATCACAAGGAAAACTGGGCAATCTGTGATcagtcactgaagaaagaaatagggCACCAGTCCACGTGTCTTTCTTACTGGTTACTCCAGGCCAGTGATGGTCCTAAAACACTGTGCTGCCCTTAAGACAGTaaatgtgaaatattattttgtcTTCCTGTCCAGTATGTTATATCTTGGAGCTACTGCTATGTCTTCTCTGTTTTGAAGCTACATAAAATATACGTTAGTTCTGAAGACAGAAATAATTATTTAGGTTGTGAAGGCCAAAAGCAATATTAAGCTTCCTAAATACTGAACCACGTGTTGTTTGCATCTTTATTTAAGTTCAGTTGAAAATAATGAGAAACTATTCAGGTCTTTTTGTTACTGGTGGATACAGGAGCTGTTTAGAAATTGCCTAAGTCCCCCTGGGAACCAGAGTTCCTAAGAAAGAGCTAAGTAGATGTAACAGTCcataaattaatatagaaaaactCTAGTTGCCTTAGCAACTCCAAGCTTCTAATACTGCTATTTTATCTGTAAAGCTTCTAGTAAGAAAGGAATCCAAGTTGCATTATGTTATTCACCTCTTCCAGGGTGAAGGGCTGCTGTATTTGGATCTATTGACAATCCTGCCATACTGCCGAACAAATGCACCTCTAGATCGTAACATTCTCTTTCCATTGGCCagattaataaaaaacaaacaaacttgctttagttaatatttaaaatgaaaacacactaAGTTTCACTTTAAAGCATTTTGTTGCCTAACAATCCTATTAGCAATTACAAAAGTCAATTACATTATCACGGACGGATTACAACACTCATCTTTactgaagaattttaaaatgaaaatgggaaAGATAACTATTCTGCCATACAAGAATACTGATAGCATAGATTAGCAAAATATTCCACATGTAGGAAAGGCAGaagattacttaaaaaaaatacagaatattcAAATGTATTTGTAATGCCTTGAAATTTCAAATATGCCTGGACCATTATGTAAATTAAGTGGAAAAGTATATAATTTacatggttaaaaacaaaaaccagacacctgcttaaaaatatataacaagtgtatcataagaaaaataaattcatctgGAATTAAAATTTAGGGCAGTTTTATTTTGGATTCTAACTGCCTTGGTAGAAAAATTCGAAGAGGCATAAGAAAAATaagatattaaatgaaaatatgtatGCAAGTCCACATTCCTAACCTCTCTCCATCACTGTTGCTCTGGCACATCAATCCTGAGTAACCTGACTTTCGATTTGTAATGGTATTCCTTCAGATACAGTTTCATAGGAGAAGGGATTGGAAGGGCGTCAATGCCATCGTAAGTTGTACAATTACAGATGACTGTTCTGCAAATGTGCTGCAAGGAAAAGGGGAAGGTCCGGATTAATGGGGTGGACAGCAGTGGTTCAAAGAACATACAGGCGCTTGGGTCCTTATAATGTTCTAGGAGCCCAGTAATGTCGGGAGAATGGAAGACGCACGGATCATGGGCATCAAAGCTAAAGTTGTGATTCCATTGTTCAATTCTAGCGTGAAGAGAACGACTATAGCGTCTAAAACTAACGGAGAATAAATAATCTTCCTGTGCTGAGTCTCGAAGTAAAAAGGTGCCCTCTGGCTTTCCTTCTAACAGAGCTTCGGCTGCGTATTTATCCATAACACCCCAGTAGCATGGATTGTTACTGATCTGAAGGAGGTCTGGTACAAGGCAGTGAACGTAATCAATCTGGGTGTGGTGCTTGGGAGGTGTCTCCAACTGCAGGATTTCATCATCCATTTCCCACCTgggcttgtttctttttctggagcTTGTGCACAGTGTTATAATTTCATCCTCCGAATCCATATCGCTATCTTCTATGCTGTTATTTGTGACCAAGTTCACCATAGAGCCAGTTATGTGACCACCTCTACATGAAGCAGTGCTGGCAGTTACGACACAAGGCTGAACACTGGTATGCGAGAAACAGGGTAGGTCTTCTTCTATGTTTCTTCGCTTTAGCTGAGCGTCCCTCACTTGACTCTCAGATAAGTCTGTGCTCACCCACTCATCTGAGTTTGGACTTACAGGAACAGTATGTCGTTTAATAAAATGCCACCTAAAGGCTAAATCCGATCGAGGTGGGAAAGGGCACTTATCTAGCATGAGTTCACTgatatgaatttttcttttagatgGAAGCACCGAAGAGTGCCGACTACTACAATTCATTATTGGAAAGCACTGGCCCACAGCatcttgcagtttctgtttaagGGATCGGCCTAAAAATCTGTGCCCACAGGAGTGGTCCAAGTCCAGCTGAATGGATGAGCAGCTGTGCTCCCTCTCTCGACCCCTTCCAGGAGCTTCAGCCTTCTCTCCAGGACATACGGTTTCAGCCTCGGAACAGCTCTCCCTCTTTCTGGACCAAGACAACTTCCTTCCGCTCCACACATAGCCATCCTTTCCATCAGCACTTCTACTCCGGCCTGTTTTCGGCCGCACATCTACGTTTTTACTATTGTTTTCAGccattttgaacaaattatttacAAATCCCAGTGTTAGCAAGACTGCATTTTCAGCTTTTCTGACAGGAAGTTTCTTCTGGGCACTTTCTGGATGAatctaag is a window from the Peromyscus eremicus chromosome 9, PerEre_H2_v1, whole genome shotgun sequence genome containing:
- the Socs4 gene encoding suppressor of cytokine signaling 4, whose translation is MAENNSKNVDVRPKTGRSRSADGKDGYVWSGRKLSWSRKRESCSEAETVCPGEKAEAPGRGREREHSCSSIQLDLDHSCGHRFLGRSLKQKLQDAVGQCFPIMNCSSRHSSVLPSKRKIHISELMLDKCPFPPRSDLAFRWHFIKRHTVPVSPNSDEWVSTDLSESQVRDAQLKRRNIEEDLPCFSHTSVQPCVVTASTASCRGGHITGSMVNLVTNNSIEDSDMDSEDEIITLCTSSRKRNKPRWEMDDEILQLETPPKHHTQIDYVHCLVPDLLQISNNPCYWGVMDKYAAEALLEGKPEGTFLLRDSAQEDYLFSVSFRRYSRSLHARIEQWNHNFSFDAHDPCVFHSPDITGLLEHYKDPSACMFFEPLLSTPLIRTFPFSLQHICRTVICNCTTYDGIDALPIPSPMKLYLKEYHYKSKVRLLRIDVPEQQ